A stretch of Electrophorus electricus isolate fEleEle1 chromosome 3, fEleEle1.pri, whole genome shotgun sequence DNA encodes these proteins:
- the slc25a29 gene encoding mitochondrial basic amino acids transporter → MDFVAGCLGGAAGVLVGHPFDTVKVRLQVQSAKKPLYRGTFHCFQSIIRQESVLGLYKGIGSPMMGLTFINAIVFGVQGNTMRILGQDTPMNQFLAGAAAGAIQCIICCPMELAKTRMQMQGTGEKSSSSRKVYKNSLDCLACIYQREGVWGINRGMVTTLIRETPAFGVYFLAYDVLTRSLGCEPEDPYMIPKLLFAGGMAGISSWISTYPADVIKSRLQADGVGGKFQYSSIMDCTRKSIEKEGWQVFTRGLTSTLLRAFPVNAATFATVTLFLMYVRQGEGAKDCEPAPQHCGALQQQTQPSSL, encoded by the exons GTCAGGCTTCAAGTGCAGAGTGCAAAGAAGCCTCTATACAGAGGAACCTTTCATTGTTTTCAGTCTATTATACGGCAAGAATCT GTTTTGGGACTTTACAAAGGCATTGGGTCTCCTATGATGGGCCTCACTTTCATCAATGCAATCGTGTTTGGTGTGCAGGGCAACACAATGCGCATACTTGGCCAGGACACACCTATGAACCAGTTTTTGGCAGGAGCAGCAGCTGGGGCAATTCAGTGCATCATTTGCTGCCCCATGGAACTAGCCAAGACTCGTATGCAGATGCAAGGTACTGGTGAGAAGTCGTCATCATCCCGCAAGGTATACAAAAATTCCCTGGATTGCCTGGCCTGCATATATCAGCGCGAGGGCGTATGGGGCATAAACCGGGGCATGGTCACTACACTCATCCGTGAGACACCAGCCTTTGGGGTCTACTTCCTGGCTTATGATGTGCTAACACGCTCACTAGGCTGTGAGCCTGAGGACCCCTACATGATCCCTAAACTACTGTTTGCTGGTGGCATGGCGGGTATTTCTTCGTGGATCTCCACGTACCCCGCGGATGTCATTAAGTCCCGACTGCAGGCAGATGGTGTTGGGGGCAAGTTCCAGTACAGTAGCATTATGGACTGCACACGAAAGAGCATAGAAAAAGAGGGCTGGCAAGTGTTCACACGTGGCCTCACTTCCACCCTGCTCCGAGCTTTCCCAGTAAATGCTGCCACTTTCGCCACGGTAACCCTTTTCCTCATGTATGTACGCCAGGGTGAGGGAGCCAAAGACTGCGAGCCTGCCCCGCAGCACTGTGGAGCCCTCCAGCAGCAAACACAGCCATCTAGCCTGTGA